From the genome of Campylobacter sp. RM16189, one region includes:
- a CDS encoding type II secretion system protein, protein MKKAFTLLELIVVLVITGIISVLSTDIILNIYRGYLQSRAINTLEAQTEIVLEQISKRLMFRVKGSTIGRKPTGEFVSTSDAGLNQDYTILEWISYSYESFQDGGWSGFIDLNHPNTTKTGTGTGAGTLETPGSDLTSANQTISDLTRVDATTSKANLSNNTVGIFFRGLGAKIDTSFGYNKTDANSIGIVNTTTGSTTNLTMSTYKGTDISEYYYLLHTAYAIVPGTPSANGDSDLILHYNYRPWLLGEDNQYNGKNSNSVIIATNVTRFNFTEVNGMIVLKLCIRDAGRSLGNGEEESTVCKTKAIY, encoded by the coding sequence AGGTATTATTTCAGTTCTAAGCACAGACATAATACTAAATATATACAGAGGATATTTACAAAGTAGAGCGATAAATACTCTTGAGGCTCAAACTGAGATAGTTTTAGAACAAATTTCCAAAAGACTTATGTTTAGAGTTAAAGGATCAACTATAGGCAGAAAGCCTACGGGAGAATTTGTATCTACTTCTGATGCAGGACTTAATCAAGACTACACTATCTTAGAGTGGATAAGCTACAGCTATGAAAGCTTTCAAGATGGAGGATGGAGTGGTTTTATAGACCTAAATCATCCCAATACAACTAAAACAGGAACTGGCACAGGTGCAGGAACACTAGAAACCCCGGGGAGCGATCTTACATCCGCTAATCAAACAATATCCGATCTTACTAGAGTTGATGCCACTACAAGCAAAGCCAATTTAAGCAATAATACAGTCGGAATTTTCTTTAGAGGCCTAGGAGCCAAGATTGATACATCTTTTGGCTATAACAAGACAGATGCGAATTCAATAGGGATAGTCAATACTACAACAGGTAGCACTACAAATTTGACTATGTCCACATACAAAGGAACTGATATATCAGAGTATTATTACTTACTCCATACTGCTTATGCTATTGTTCCAGGAACTCCTTCTGCTAACGGCGACTCTGATTTGATATTGCATTACAACTATCGTCCATGGTTATTAGGAGAGGACAACCAATATAATGGTAAAAATTCAAACAGTGTTATAATTGCAACAAACGTTACCAGATTTAATTTTACGGAAGTAAATGGCATGATAGTGCTTAAACTATGTATAAGAGATGCTGGCAGGTCACTTGGTAATGGCGAAGAGGAATCCACCGTATGCAAGACAAAGGCGATATACTAA